One window of the Carassius auratus strain Wakin chromosome 20, ASM336829v1, whole genome shotgun sequence genome contains the following:
- the LOC113120639 gene encoding DNA repair protein RAD51 homolog A, which produces MAMRNASRVEVEAEVEEEEHFGPQPVSRLEQCGISSSDIKKLEEGGFHTVEAVAYAPKKELLNIKGISEAKADKILTEAAKMVPMGFTTATEFHQRRAEIIQISTGSKELDKLLQGGIETGSITEMFGEFRTGKTQLCHTLAVTCQLPIDQGGGEGKAMYIDTEGTFRPERLLAVAERYGLVGSDVLDNVAYARAFNTDHQTQLLYQASAMMTESRYALLIVDSATALYRTDYSGRGELSARQGHLGRFLRMLLRLADEFGVAVVITNQVVAQVDGAAMFSADPKKPIGGNILAHASTTRLYLRKGRGETRICKIYDSPCLPEAEAMFAINADGVGDAKD; this is translated from the exons ATGGCTATGAGGAATGCATCCCGGGTGGAGGTGGAGGCAGAAGTTGAAGAGGAAGAACATTTTGGGCCACAACCGGTTTCACGTCTGGAG CAATGTGGCATCAGCAGCAGCGACATTAAGAAGCTGGAAGAAGGTGGTTTTCACACTGTGGAGGCCGTAGCGTACGCGCCCAAGAAAGAGCTGCTGAACATCAAAGGAATCAGCGAAGCCAAAGCTGACAAGATCCTG ACGGAGGCGGCGAAGATGGTTCCCATGGGCTTCACCACAGCGACTGAGTTCCACCAGCGCAGAGCTGAGATCATCCAGATCTCCACGGGATCCAAAGAGCTTGATAAACTCCTGCAGG GAGGAATCGAGACGGGATCCATTACAGAGATGTTCGGCGAGTTTCGCACAGGAAAGACGCAGCTGTGTCACACACTGGCCGTTACCTGCcag CTGCCCATAGATCAGGGCGGTGGAGAAGGAAAAGCCATGTACATCGACACCGAAGGAACCTTCCGTCCAGAGAGATTGCTGGCTGTAGCTGAGAG GTACGGGCTGGTGGGCAGTGATGTGCTGGATAACGTGGCGTATGCCAGAGCCTTCAACACGGACCATCAAACACAGCTGCTGTATCAGGCCTCCGCTATGATGACTGAGTCCAG ATACGCTCTGCTGATAGTAGACAGCGCTACTGCACTGTACAGGACAGATTACTCCGGCCGGGGAGAGCTGTCCGCCCGTCAGGGCCATCTGGGGCGGTTTCTACGCATGCTGCTCCGTCTCGCTGACGAG TTTGGTGTGGCCGTTGTCATCACTAACCAGGTGGTGGCACAGGTGGATGGAGCGGCCATGTTTTCAGCAGATCCCAAGAAGCCGATTGGAGGAAATATTCTAGCACACGCCTCGACTACTCG ATTATACCTGCGAAAGGGTCGAGGAGAGACGCGGATATGTAAGATCTATGACTCTCCATGTTTGCCCGAGGCGGAGGCAATGTTTGCCATTAATGCTGATGGAGTGGGTGACGCTAAAGACTGA